Proteins encoded by one window of Pseudokineococcus lusitanus:
- a CDS encoding glycine betaine ABC transporter substrate-binding protein: MRAHRRTATAVVTAALLTAPLAACGLQGANQFVPAAEPGSVEPVASLEGVEIGVAGKSFTEQLVLAKMLAIVLDVAGADVVDRSGIPGSVAARDSLESGDSDVQFEYTGTAWLTYLGQTETIPDPQEQYEAVRDLDAPNGLTWLPPSPMENTYAFAMGPEATERLGITTTSEIAGLPPEERTFCLEPEFRSRSDGFGPLLEAYDMPLGDPDGVQESQVGIYDIGVVYSETARGSCNFGEVFTTDGRISALDLTVLEDDRGFFPAYNAALVVRTDTLEAHPELVEVLQPVSEALSDEALVELNRLVDVEGQDPALVARDWLAAEGFITCEECTPVDVRS; encoded by the coding sequence GTGCGCGCCCACCGCCGCACCGCCACCGCGGTCGTCACCGCCGCGCTCCTCACCGCCCCGCTCGCCGCGTGCGGCCTGCAGGGCGCCAACCAGTTCGTGCCGGCCGCCGAGCCCGGGTCGGTCGAGCCCGTCGCCTCGCTCGAGGGCGTCGAGATCGGCGTCGCGGGCAAGAGCTTCACCGAGCAGCTCGTGCTCGCCAAGATGCTGGCGATCGTGCTCGACGTCGCCGGCGCCGACGTCGTCGACCGCTCCGGCATCCCCGGCAGCGTCGCGGCGCGGGACTCCCTCGAGTCCGGCGACAGCGACGTGCAGTTCGAGTACACGGGCACGGCCTGGCTGACCTACCTCGGGCAGACCGAGACGATCCCCGACCCGCAGGAGCAGTACGAGGCCGTCCGCGACCTCGACGCGCCGAACGGCCTCACGTGGCTGCCGCCGTCCCCCATGGAGAACACGTACGCCTTCGCCATGGGCCCGGAGGCGACGGAGCGGCTCGGCATCACGACGACGTCGGAGATCGCCGGGCTGCCGCCCGAGGAGCGCACCTTCTGCCTCGAGCCCGAGTTCCGCAGCCGCTCCGACGGCTTCGGGCCGCTGCTCGAGGCCTACGACATGCCGCTCGGGGACCCCGACGGCGTGCAGGAGTCCCAGGTCGGGATCTACGACATCGGGGTCGTCTACTCCGAGACCGCCCGGGGCAGCTGCAACTTCGGCGAGGTCTTCACGACCGACGGCCGGATCTCGGCCCTCGACCTCACCGTGCTCGAGGACGACCGCGGCTTCTTCCCCGCGTACAACGCGGCGCTCGTCGTCCGCACCGACACCCTCGAGGCGCACCCCGAGCTCGTCGAGGTGCTGCAGCCGGTCAGCGAGGCGCTGTCCGACGAGGCGCTCGTCGAGCTCAACCGCCTCGTCGACGTCGAGGGCCAGGACCCGGCGCTCGTCGCGCGGGACTGGCTCGCGGCCGAGGGGTTCATCACCTGCGAGGAGTGCACGCCGGTGGACGTGCGGTCGTGA
- a CDS encoding ABC transporter ATP-binding protein, translating into MPDRPTTTTTTPGGPLDGAADGVSGAAIDLVGVTKSYAGHGRPAVDGISLQIPAGEVVMLVGPSGCGKTTTLKMINRLVEPTSGSISIGGRDVLQLDGDELRRQIGYVIQAGGLFPHMSVATNVGLVPGMLGWDKKRTAERTDELLELVGLDPSRYRDRYPRELSGGQQQRVGVARALAADPPVLLMDEPFGAVDPITRARLQDELMRIQDELRKTIVCVTHDFDEAVKLGDRIVVLGEGARVVQYDTPAEVLANPADTFVSDFVGSGAALKALTLVRVGDLDGLQTTTTARVGEPVADVAARARAAGDSAALVLDGRGRPQRWPWVRQLEAEGPVVLDRDEGMPSVSRRATLNDALDAMLGSSYGGVPVTGRRDAYEGVLFLQTAIEAVQQTRSGAGPASGDAPLGGNDEGTARALAGQDAPS; encoded by the coding sequence GTGCCTGACCGCCCGACCACCACGACGACGACCCCCGGCGGCCCTCTCGACGGCGCGGCCGACGGCGTCAGCGGCGCCGCCATCGACCTCGTCGGCGTCACGAAGTCCTACGCCGGCCACGGCCGCCCCGCCGTCGACGGCATCAGCCTGCAGATCCCCGCCGGGGAGGTCGTCATGCTCGTCGGCCCCTCGGGCTGCGGGAAGACGACGACGCTCAAGATGATCAACCGGCTCGTCGAGCCGACGAGCGGCTCCATCAGCATCGGCGGCCGCGACGTCCTGCAGCTCGACGGCGACGAGCTGCGCCGCCAGATCGGCTACGTCATCCAGGCCGGCGGCCTCTTCCCCCACATGAGCGTGGCGACCAACGTCGGCCTCGTGCCCGGGATGCTCGGGTGGGACAAGAAGCGCACCGCCGAGCGGACGGACGAGCTCCTCGAGCTCGTCGGGCTCGACCCGTCGCGCTACCGCGACCGCTACCCGCGCGAGCTCTCCGGCGGCCAGCAGCAGCGCGTCGGCGTCGCCCGCGCGCTGGCGGCCGACCCGCCCGTGCTCCTCATGGACGAGCCGTTCGGCGCCGTCGACCCCATCACGCGGGCGCGGCTGCAGGACGAGCTCATGCGCATCCAGGACGAGCTCCGCAAGACGATCGTCTGCGTCACCCACGACTTCGACGAGGCCGTCAAGCTCGGCGACCGCATCGTCGTCCTCGGCGAGGGCGCCCGGGTCGTCCAGTACGACACCCCGGCGGAGGTGCTCGCCAACCCGGCGGACACCTTCGTCAGCGACTTCGTCGGCAGTGGTGCGGCCCTCAAGGCCCTGACGCTCGTCCGGGTCGGCGACCTCGACGGCCTGCAGACCACGACGACGGCGCGCGTCGGCGAGCCCGTGGCGGACGTCGCGGCCCGCGCCCGCGCCGCCGGGGACTCCGCCGCCCTCGTCCTCGACGGCCGCGGACGGCCGCAGCGGTGGCCGTGGGTGCGGCAGCTCGAGGCGGAGGGCCCCGTGGTCCTCGACCGCGACGAGGGCATGCCGTCGGTGAGCCGGCGCGCGACCCTCAACGACGCCCTCGACGCCATGCTCGGCTCCAGCTACGGCGGTGTCCCCGTCACCGGGCGCCGCGACGCCTACGAGGGCGTGCTCTTCCTCCAGACCGCCATCGAGGCCGTGCAGCAGACGCGCTCCGGCGCGGGCCCCGCGTCCGGCGACGCGCCCCTCGGCGGCAACGACGAGGGGACGGCGCGCGCGCTCGCCGGCCAGGACGCCCCCTCGTGA
- a CDS encoding ABC transporter permease, whose product MDLLDFVAERREQIAFQGFQHVSLVVQCVLLATVLGVALGVVCHRRAWARGLAAGTSSVGLTLPSLAVIAVVYGLTRDGIAAAVASVTFYAVLVIWRGAVVGLAGVDRSLLEAAQGIGMGRTRRLLRVQLPLAWPVVLSNVRVATQMTMGIAAIAAFVTGPGLGGLIFTGLARLGGANALESALVGTVLVVVLALVLDLLLVLLGRATTPRGIRA is encoded by the coding sequence ATGGACCTCCTGGACTTCGTGGCCGAGCGCCGCGAGCAGATCGCCTTCCAGGGCTTCCAGCACGTCAGCCTGGTGGTGCAGTGCGTCCTCCTGGCGACCGTGCTCGGGGTAGCCCTGGGGGTGGTCTGCCACCGCCGTGCCTGGGCCCGCGGTCTCGCCGCCGGCACCTCGTCGGTGGGGCTGACGCTCCCCTCGCTCGCCGTCATCGCCGTCGTCTACGGCCTCACCCGCGACGGCATCGCGGCGGCCGTCGCCTCCGTGACCTTCTACGCCGTCCTCGTCATCTGGCGCGGAGCGGTCGTCGGCCTCGCCGGCGTCGACCGCTCGCTGCTCGAGGCGGCGCAGGGCATCGGCATGGGGCGGACGCGGCGCCTGCTGCGCGTCCAGCTGCCGCTCGCGTGGCCCGTGGTGCTGTCGAACGTCCGCGTCGCGACGCAGATGACCATGGGCATCGCCGCGATCGCCGCCTTCGTCACCGGCCCCGGCCTCGGCGGCCTCATCTTCACCGGGCTCGCCCGGCTCGGCGGCGCCAACGCGCTCGAGTCGGCGCTCGTCGGGACGGTCCTCGTGGTCGTCCTCGCCCTCGTCCTCGACCTGCTGCTCGTCCTGCTCGGACGGGCCACGACCCCCAGGGGGATCCGTGCCTGA
- a CDS encoding ABC transporter permease, translating to MSAPTAVEATGGPAPTRGRGLLREHRRLVVQPLAVLAVLGAYALWLATTEVPGTAAALLTPSSVLALTLEHLRLTAVAGLVVLLVGVPLGVLLTRPRLRRLAGPVVLVANFGQAAPAVGLVVLLAVWLGANFRTAVLALVLYGVLPVLAGTITGLRGVEPRLVEAGRGMGMSGAAVLRRVELPLAVPVMLSGIRTALVLLVGTATLAAFVNGGGLGELVVTGINLADTLLLASGALLAALLALLVDWVARVVEEVARPRGL from the coding sequence GTGAGCGCCCCGACCGCCGTGGAGGCGACGGGCGGGCCGGCGCCCACCCGGGGCCGCGGGCTCCTGCGGGAGCACCGTCGGCTCGTCGTGCAGCCGCTCGCCGTCCTCGCCGTCCTCGGCGCCTACGCCCTCTGGCTCGCGACGACCGAGGTCCCCGGCACGGCCGCGGCCCTCCTCACGCCGTCGTCGGTCCTTGCGCTCACCCTCGAGCACCTCCGGCTGACCGCGGTGGCCGGCCTCGTCGTCCTCCTCGTCGGCGTGCCGCTCGGCGTCCTCCTCACCCGGCCGCGGCTGCGCCGCCTCGCCGGGCCGGTCGTCCTCGTCGCCAACTTCGGCCAGGCGGCACCGGCCGTTGGGCTCGTCGTGCTGCTCGCCGTGTGGCTGGGGGCGAACTTCCGCACGGCCGTCCTCGCGCTCGTCCTCTACGGGGTCCTGCCCGTCCTCGCGGGCACCATCACCGGGCTGCGCGGCGTCGAGCCGCGGCTCGTCGAGGCCGGCCGCGGGATGGGCATGTCCGGCGCGGCGGTCCTGCGCCGCGTGGAGCTGCCGCTGGCCGTCCCGGTCATGCTCTCCGGCATCCGGACGGCGCTCGTCCTCCTCGTCGGGACCGCCACCCTGGCCGCCTTCGTCAACGGCGGCGGGCTCGGCGAGCTCGTCGTCACGGGCATCAACCTCGCCGACACCCTCCTGCTCGCCTCCGGCGCCCTCCTCGCCGCGCTGCTGGCGCTCCTCGTCGACTGGGTCGCCCGGGTCGTCGAGGAGGTCGCACGCCCGCGCGGCCTGTGA
- a CDS encoding ANTAR domain-containing protein, producing MTDVDPQALRAGLAQLSKEPPARGTDGGSAAAALGELLTSLAASLPVASAGLMLRDLEGRLACVAWTGRASRTLEEAEDTAVSGPATDAAVLGRPRASTDVVVDPRWPSLGPVVGGDATEDVRDPRAADPDGSTPPAAPEVERPRAVATVPVVVAGGPVGCLVAVRGQAQEWSAAEVDVIEASARLAAGLLRTAAEAESTSRLAEQLQHALDHRVVVERAVGYLMAQRQVDATDAFGELRRTARSARRRVADVAEQVLALGGLEAVVEAGRATPA from the coding sequence GTGACCGACGTCGACCCCCAGGCCCTGCGCGCCGGCCTCGCGCAGCTGTCCAAGGAGCCCCCGGCCCGGGGCACGGACGGCGGCTCGGCCGCCGCCGCCCTCGGCGAGCTGCTGACCTCGCTGGCCGCCTCCCTGCCGGTCGCCTCGGCCGGGCTCATGCTCCGCGACCTCGAGGGACGCCTCGCCTGCGTCGCGTGGACCGGGCGCGCCAGCCGGACGCTCGAGGAGGCCGAGGACACGGCCGTCTCCGGGCCCGCCACCGACGCGGCCGTCCTCGGCCGCCCGCGCGCAAGCACCGACGTCGTCGTGGACCCGCGGTGGCCGTCGCTCGGCCCCGTCGTCGGCGGGGACGCCACCGAGGACGTCCGGGACCCGCGCGCGGCCGACCCCGACGGGTCGACGCCGCCGGCGGCGCCCGAGGTCGAGCGCCCGCGGGCCGTCGCGACCGTCCCCGTCGTCGTCGCGGGCGGGCCCGTCGGCTGCCTCGTGGCCGTCCGCGGCCAGGCGCAGGAGTGGAGCGCGGCCGAGGTCGACGTCATCGAGGCCTCCGCGCGGCTCGCCGCGGGTCTGCTGCGCACCGCGGCGGAGGCCGAGAGCACCTCGCGGCTCGCCGAGCAGCTGCAGCACGCCCTCGACCACCGGGTCGTCGTCGAGCGCGCCGTCGGCTACCTCATGGCCCAGCGCCAGGTGGACGCCACGGACGCCTTCGGCGAGCTGCGGCGCACCGCCCGGTCGGCCCGCCGGCGCGTCGCCGACGTCGCCGAGCAGGTGCTCGCCCTCGGGGGCCTCGAGGCCGTCGTCGAGGCCGGGAGGGCCACCCCGGCCTGA